In the genome of Anabaena sphaerica FACHB-251, the window CGCAAATAATCCCGTATTTGTACCATCTAAGGTGATATTATCTCTCACTTCTAGGTTGATATTTCCGGCTTGCTTAATACCGGATGTTGTAGTTAGTAATTGTGCGCCATTATTAGTATTAAATTTATTAGCATTAACGTTAATATTTCCACCTCTACCAGTTTTTGATGTAGAAGCTGAGATTTTTACACCATCGGTAATATTCAAGTTTTGAGTAGTAATGAAAATATTACCCGCATCACCGCTTCCTGTACTTTCAACTGCTAATTTTCCCTGTCCTGAGATGTTAATATTTTGGGGTGCAGTAATGATTAAATCACCACCTTTACCTTGTGCAGTAGTGGAAGCTGAAATAATTGAACCAGGGAACAAGGTTAAATCTAATGTGTTCTGATTTTGGTAAGGATTGAGTTTTAAAGTTCCTGCGGGTGCTTCTCCTTGGGTTTCGGCCAAAATACCCACAACTCCGGCTAGATTCATTTTTGAGGCGTTTAAGGTGATGCTTCCACCTTGTTCTGTATTGGTGGCGTTTTCAGTAGCGGTGGCAGTGATGCGGGCGGTTTCTGATAGGGTGAAGTTAGGAGTATTAATATTAATATCTCCTGCTTTTCCTGCACCATTAGTTTCTACAGAAACCACAGGCGCAAAATTCTGGACTCCTACACCTAAATTAACTGAGTTTTTGGCATTAAGATTAACTGTACCACCACTACCACTACCATTAGTAAATGCTGATATTTGTCCACCATTTTCTAAGTTGAAAGTGTTAGTATTAAGGTTAATATTTCCTGCTTTTCCTGCTCCTTGAGTATAGGCGAAAATTCCTGAAGGTTGTCCTTGATTATTAATATTTGCTTGAATGGGATTAGGTTCTAGTGAGATTTGCAGATCGTAGAATGTTTCTGTAATAGTCTTACCCTCAGAATTTTTATAACTACTAGGGACACCTTGTTCATTAAAATTACTAACTTGAATATAATAAATCCCTCCTTGATTAAAAGTATATCTGATATATGGGTCTTGTTGTAAAGTCATAGTGAAATCACTTCCTGCTGAACCCAGACCATGAGGACTATTATCATTAGATGCTAATACGTTGCCTTGACTGTCTAATAATGTTAATTTGGTATTTATAGCAGGAAAGGTTTTGTATTCAGGAGTGCCGAAATTTCCAGAGGAATTAAACCCAGTATTATCAATATCAAAAACTGCTTGTGTTCCAGCATTTACTTGAATTGCGTAAACATGAATTTTATCATTTCCTGTAGCTTTTACAGAAACATAAGGAACTCTGCTAGAAAATACTAAATTTTCATTTGTTTTGTTAAGATTATTAATGAGAAAATCACTAGCTTGGATTTGTTGTGCTGTGGAAATTGAATTATTTGTACCTATACCTAAAATTTGTTGATTATTATAATCAACTTTAATCACATTTTGTCCTGGTAAAGCACTGGGATCAGGATTGGCAAAATTAGGATCTATTCCACCGATGAGGATACTATCACTAACATTAATAATTATTTCCCCAGCTTCTGATGTTCCTATTCCTTCTGTTAATGCTTGAATTTGACTGCCATTTAATAAAGATAAGGTGCGGGAATTTATTTCAATATTGCCACTATTTCCTGATGCTGTGTTTGTGGCAGATGTACTAATACTGCTACTATTAGTCAGAAATATATTACCAGATGGGACATTTAAAAAGATATTACCTGCATTGCCTTGATCTGCGGTTAAACTTTGTAAGCTACTGCCATTGGTTAGGGAGACATTTTCAGCATTAACGGTGATATTACCTGCATTACCAATGCTATAAGTTCCGGTATTGATAACGGAAAAGTTGCTGAGGTTGAGATTTTTAGTTTGAATCTGAATATGACCACCTGCTTTTGTGCTACCAGGTTCTAAGGTGGTAAATAAACGACTGTTATTTACGTTAATATCACCTGTGGATTTTAATTGTATTTCTCCAGAATTACCACTACTATAGCTGGAACTACTAATATCGCTATTTGTAAATTGAATCAAGGGTGCGTCTAATCTAATGATACCGCTCTTACTGCCATTTACACCATCGCTAACAATTACGGTATTGTAGATATCTAAGTTATCTCCTGTAATTTCAATTTTGCCACTATTTCCACCTTGTCCTGAAGCAGATGAGGTGATGAAAGGTATGTTGATATCGCCGTTAAATATTTTGATGGTAATATCACCCCCTGCTCCTGCGTTTCCTAAATCTGAATATGACATGGAGATGAGGTATCCTGTAGTGATATCACCTTCTAAGGTAGAAAGAGATATAGCTCCCCCTGCTTGTGCATTTCCATTAGGTGAATATGAGGCGGAAAATAGGTTTTCTGTTTTGATATTACCTTGTGAGGTTTCAAGGGATATAGCTCCTCCTGCTCCTGCGTTGCCATTAGGTGAAGATGAGTAGGAGTTGAGGTTTCCGGTGGTACTGATCTCACCTTGAGATGTAGAAAGGGATATAGCTCCTCCTCCTCCTGCATTTCCTGAATTTGAAAATGAGGAGGAGTTTAGATATCCTGTGGTAGTTATATCACCTTGAGATGTAGAAAGGGATATCTCTCCCCCTGCTCCTGCGTTTCCTAAATTTGAAGATGAGGCGGAGTCTAGATATCCTGTGGTAGTTATATCACCTTGAGATGTAGAAAGGGATATCTTTCCCCCTGCTCCTGCGTTTCCTAAATTTGAAGATGAGGCGGAGAATAGGTTTCCTGTAGTGATATTACCTTCTGAGGTAGAAAGAGCGATCGCTCCCCCTGCTTCTGCGTTTTCTGAATCTGAAGACGAGAAGGAGTTAAGGTTTCCTATAGTGATATTACCTTGAGCGGTAGAAAGGGATATAGATCCCCCTGCTCCTGCATTTCCTAAACTTGACACGGAGGAGGAGAATAGGTTTTCTGTTTTGATATTACCTTGAGATGTAGAAAAGGATATAGCTCCTCCTGCTCCTGCGTTTCCTGAATTTGAAGACGAGGAGGAAAGTATATTTCCTGTGGTGGTGATATCACCTTGAGATGTAGAAAGGGATATAGCTCCCCCTGTTCCTGCATTTCCTAAACTTGACACGGAGGAGGAGAATAGGTTTCCTGTTTTGATATTACCTTGTGAAGTAGAAATAGATATAGCTCCCCCTGCTTCTGCGTTTCCTGAATTTAACAAGGAGTTGGAAAATAGGGGTTCTGTTCTGATATTAATTGGTGAAAAAGGAAGAGGAGTTAAATATATCCCTAGTGCTACATCTTTGATGATTGAATTTATTGAAGAAAGCAAGAACTTCCATTCGGTTATATCGCCTTCTGAGGTAGAAATAAATATTACTTCTCCTGTTTCTTCATTTACTGATAGTGAAAATAATGAGGAGTTGTGGATGTCTTCTGTTTTGATATTATTCTGTGCGGTAAAAACATTGCTTTCTCTCATTGCTGAGTTGCCTGAAGTTGAAGATGAGGAGGAGAAGATATCTTCTGTAGTGATATTACCTTGAGAGGTTTGAAGGGATATATCTCCTCCTACTCCTGCTTTTCCTGAATTTGAAGATGAGGAGGAGTCTAGGTTTGCTGTTTTGATATTACCTTCTAAAGTAGAAATAGATATCTTTCCTCCTACTCCCGCATTTCCTGAAGTTGAAAATGAGTAGGAGAAGATATTTTCTTCTGTAGTGATATTACCTTGTGAGGTTTGAAGGGATATTGCTCCCCCTGCTCCTGTGTTTCCTGAATTTGAACGTGAGTAGGAGTTGAGGTTTCCTTTGGCGGTAATATCACCTTCTAAGGTAGAAAGAGCAATCTTTCCCCCTGCTCCTGCGGTTCTTGAATTTGAAGATGAGTAGGAGTTGAGGTTTCCTTTGGCAGTGATATCACCTTCTATGGTAGAAAGAGTGATCTCTCCCCCTGCTTCTGCATTTCCATTGGGTGAAAGTGAGGACGAGTCTAGGTTTCCTGTGGTGGTGATATTACCTTGTGAGGTTTGAAGGGATATTGCTCCCCCTGCTCTTGTGTTTCCATTGGGTGAAAATGAGGAGGAGTCTAGATATCCTGTGGTGGTGATATTACCTTGAGATGTTTGAAGGGATATCGCTCCCCCTGCTCCTGCGTCTCCTGAATTTGAAAATGAGTAGGAGTCTAGGTTTCTTATGGTAATATCACCTTGAGAGGTTTGAAGGGATATTGCTCCCCCTGCTCCTGCGTTTCCTAAACTTGAACCTGAATAGGAGTTGAGGTTTCCTGTGGTATTGATATCACCTTGTGAGGTAGTAAGGGATATCTCTCCTCCTGTCTCTGCGTTTCCTGAAAATGAAAATGAGTAGGAGTTGAGGTTTCCTGTGGTGGTGATATCACCTTGTGAGGTTTGAAGGGATATTGCTCCTCCTGCTCCTACACTTCCATTAAATGAAGATGAGGAGGAGTCTAGGTATCCTTTAGTGGTGATATTACCTTGTGAGGTTTTAAGAGATATTGCTCCCCCTGCTGCTGTGTTTCCTGAAAATGAAAATGAGTAAGAGTCGAGATTTCCTGTAGTGATATTACCTTGAGTGGTTTTAAGAGATATAGTTCCCCCTGCTCCTGCATTTCCTGAATTTGAAGATGAGGAGGAGTCTAGGTATTCTGTGGTGATATTACTAATGCCATTTAAGTTTATATTTCCTCCACCTAATTGTGAGCTAGTATTAATATTCCCAACAGTTAAATTAACACCTTTAATCTCCAGATTTCGCCCCTTAGCTATAATACTATCAGTAATAAACATCTGAAAATTACCAATACCATCACTATCAACATCCGCAGTAAATTTAATTTCTCCACTACCACTAGCTAAACTTAAACTTTTATTACTTAAAGGATTAATAGTAAAATCATTTGTTGCTTGAAATATGAGATTTGTATTTCCAGATAAACCCTCTAATGTTGTTTTATTAATTTTTGCATTATTATCTTCACCAATAGTCAAATTTTTAGTATCCAGTAATAACGTACCTGTTCCTAAATTTCCTCTCAGTTGTAAACTCTCTGTACCTGTTAATTGAATTTCTCCCCCTGTTGCTTTTAATCCACCTGTGTTAATTACATTTGCACCCAAAAAAGTGATATTCTTACCCTCGTCAACCTGTAAATTACCTTCATTTATAATTGCTGATGTTTGATTTTTAATCGCATTCCTAAACAACGCCCCTGGTTGTACAGTTAATAAATTACTACTTTGAGGATTAGTAGCACTAAATGAACCATTTTCTCCCAACTTAATCTCATCCGCAGTTGTCGCAGTAAATGAACCACGAATATCTAAAACAGCATCTTTACCAAAAAATATCCCATTGGGATTGATTAAAAATAAATTCGCAAAACCATTTACTCCTAATGTCCCGAAAATCTCAGAACGATTACCACCAGTGACACGAGTTAATATATTTTCAATTCCTGTAGGGTTGGCAAAATACACACTTCTATTTTCACCAACATTAAATTTCTCAAAGCTGTGAAATAAATTTGTACCTCTGGTAGCACCACCATTAATAATATCTCTTACATCATTATCTTTAGTAATAATTGAATTTTCTGCACCTAATGTATTATCTGGGATTAATTGCCCTTTAGCTGGTGAATTTATAGATGTAAATATTCCACCTATTGCGAATAAAGTTGTAATTGCTAATTGATAAAGTCGTTCACCCGGTTGCTGTTTTTTAAATTTCATGATGACCCTGGTATTTTTGATCTAAATCTAATTATTTAACAACAAAACTTTCCTCACTAATTTTTCTCCCTTCCAGCAACATTTCCACCTTCCAATTACCCACAGGTGCAGCAGAATTAATCGTATAACGACAATAAGTATCCCAAACAGCAGTTTTCACTTCACGGGTTTCATACTTATTTTGTTTAACAACTTGACCACTAGGATCAATCCAATTACAACTCAGAGATAACTTTTTACCTATCGGTGCATCCTTCAAAGTCACTCGATAAAAAACTTCAGCATTAGATTGACGAGAAATATTTTGTAAATTTCGATTATCAGCTAAAGTAATTTTATCTTGTTGTGCAGAAACATTAGCCAGTAAAGAACTTTGTTTTTGATTAAAAAATATAGTCGCAGTAATAGCTATAATAATAACCCCACCCACACCAAAAGCAATCAATCTATTTCGACGTTTTTGTACTTCCAGAGCTTGACGACGGCGTAATTGAATCAACGCTTCATCTAACAACTCAGGAGGTAGATTCAACTCTTGTAATATTTGTTGAATCTGCTGTTGATCAAATTCTGCTTCTTGACGTAATTGTAATCCTTGAACTTCTGCAATAATCTGATTTAATTGTTCCTGAGTTAATCGTTGGTTCATAATAATTAAAAATTAAAACTTTAAAACTTCTATCTATCTATCTTTTTTTCTGTCACCTGTCACCTGTTCCCTGTTCCCTTTCTTCTTACACTAAGGGTCTGGTTCTCACTTAACATCATAACTAGCTAACAGCGAACCTGCCAACCCGTTATCATATCAAAGTAAAAACCAGACCCAGTAGGAAATTTAGGTAATTAGATTACCAATCTTAGCGTCTACCACGATAAGGAACTGCATTCAAGTAATCAATATCAAATGCAGAGATTTTTTGAGCGTAGTTACCCTTGCCAGAGACTGATGCAGCCATATCCGCATATTTACCAGGATCACCTTCTGCCAAACGCTTTTGTTTAGCCTTAGCGGTGTAGAAGTTCTCCAAGGTAAAGCGCCAGTCGGTTCTGACTGTACCTGCTGTTTCTTGGAAGTCTGCGCCGTAGCGAGGTGTCACCAAGTTGTAAGGACGACCTTCTAAACGGTTGCGTTGGTAGGGTACAGTATTGTCACCAAAGTTTTGGCTGTATTCTTCGCTGTCTAATAAAGCATCAACAAAGCCGCTAAAACCCTTAGTACCAATAACAATAGACCAAGCAATTTCTTCTTGTTTGTTGTAAGCCGAACGACCCAAAAGGCGCTTGAGGGTGATATCTACCAAACGGTAGTTGTTGTTAACAGAAACAACTAAACGATAGAAAGCCTCAGACTTAGCTAAACCACGGATGAAGTCCTTAACAGACAAAGAACCATTTTTCAGTTGAGATTCTAAAGTACCTTGACGGTTGAACTTGAGAATTTCATGTTCGCTGAAAACTTGGCGATAAGATGCCCAAATGATACCTTGAATATCAGTGTAAGAACTAACATCTTCTGTACGGTAGATATATGGAGTATCTTCATTTTGGTCAGCAACGCCGAAGGTGCTAACACGATGATTTTGAGTGGTTGGTTTGTATTGAAGTAATGGCAGTGCCATGCTGCGTCTTTCCTCTTGTGAATAAATTCGTTTAAAAACAGAATTAGGTTTGATCACTCAAATTCCTAATTCGCACTTTAACTATTTTCCCGCATTAGGTTACACACCTAATTAAGAGATTTAGCGTACAGGGAAACTAGCACTAGGACTGATAGAAACAGGAATACCTGCGGGTACGGTTTCCCTAGTAGTATCAGGAATTTTAATGTTAGCTGTGTTAACTGGTGTGTAAGTAACAGTCCTGATGCTCACAGAAGCAGCCATTTTCATGAAGTCACTGATACTGCCGGGTTTATAGCGTGCATCTTCTAACTTATCGCGCCAGTAGTTAGCATAGCGGGGTGTTACCAAATTAAAGGGTCTATCTTTATAGCGTCGGCGCTGGTAGGGAACTATATTTTCACCAAAGCTGCTTTGATATTCTTCAGAATCTACCAAAGCATCCACAAAACCATCCCAACCGTTGGTAGCAATTTTGATTGACCAAGCGATTTCTTCATCTTTGTTGTAAGGCGCACGACCTAACAACCGCTTCAGTCCCAGTTCTACCAAGCGATAGTTGGAGTTGGTTTTAATAACCAAACTTTGGAAAGCCTCAGACTTAGCTAAACCCCGGATGAAGTCGCGCACAGTAATGGCTTTGTTCTTCACTTGAGATTCCAAATTACCTTGGCGGTAGAATTTCAAGATCACGTGTTCGCTGAAAAGTTGCCGATAAGCAGCCCAAATTAATTCTTCAACTTCACCGCTAAAAGCATAGTCTTCAATGCGGTAAATTCTGGGGCTGTCTTCGTTCGGTACTTCATAACCAGAAACCCGTTGGTTTTGAGAACTGGGTTTGTACTCTAGTAAAGGTATTGCCATATTTCACAATGTTTGTAAGTTGTAATTGGTAATTGGTAACTGGTAATTGGTAATTGGGAAGAATAAACTCTTGCCTCTTGCCTTTTGCCTTCTTACTGTCACCTGTCACCTGTCACCTGTCACCTGTCACCTGTCACCTATTGCCAATAACTAATTTTTGGAGATTCCAGGTATATAACTATAAGGTAGGGTAACTGCTACCGGTTTAATTGTTACTTCCTCTGTGGATACTTCCCGTGAGGTGTCGGGAATGTCCAAGGTTGTGATTTGAGAAGTAACGGAAGCAATTGTCCGCTGGTAGTTGCGTTCGGTGATGATGATTTTTCCTGCCATTGCAAAGAAGTTCGCAGGAATAGCCCGACGGATATCGTCGGTGGTGAGACTTCCAGAAGTGCGGGCGCTATAGAAGGAACGACTGCCCATGTTACGCATGGATTG includes:
- a CDS encoding filamentous hemagglutinin N-terminal domain-containing protein, with amino-acid sequence MKFKKQQPGERLYQLAITTLFAIGGIFTSINSPAKGQLIPDNTLGAENSIITKDNDVRDIINGGATRGTNLFHSFEKFNVGENRSVYFANPTGIENILTRVTGGNRSEIFGTLGVNGFANLFLINPNGIFFGKDAVLDIRGSFTATTADEIKLGENGSFSATNPQSSNLLTVQPGALFRNAIKNQTSAIINEGNLQVDEGKNITFLGANVINTGGLKATGGEIQLTGTESLQLRGNLGTGTLLLDTKNLTIGEDNNAKINKTTLEGLSGNTNLIFQATNDFTINPLSNKSLSLASGSGEIKFTADVDSDGIGNFQMFITDSIIAKGRNLEIKGVNLTVGNINTSSQLGGGNINLNGISNITTEYLDSSSSSNSGNAGAGGTISLKTTQGNITTGNLDSYSFSFSGNTAAGGAISLKTSQGNITTKGYLDSSSSSFNGSVGAGGAISLQTSQGDITTTGNLNSYSFSFSGNAETGGEISLTTSQGDINTTGNLNSYSGSSLGNAGAGGAISLQTSQGDITIRNLDSYSFSNSGDAGAGGAISLQTSQGNITTTGYLDSSSFSPNGNTRAGGAISLQTSQGNITTTGNLDSSSLSPNGNAEAGGEITLSTIEGDITAKGNLNSYSSSNSRTAGAGGKIALSTLEGDITAKGNLNSYSRSNSGNTGAGGAISLQTSQGNITTEENIFSYSFSTSGNAGVGGKISISTLEGNIKTANLDSSSSSNSGKAGVGGDISLQTSQGNITTEDIFSSSSSTSGNSAMRESNVFTAQNNIKTEDIHNSSLFSLSVNEETGEVIFISTSEGDITEWKFLLSSINSIIKDVALGIYLTPLPFSPINIRTEPLFSNSLLNSGNAEAGGAISISTSQGNIKTGNLFSSSVSSLGNAGTGGAISLSTSQGDITTTGNILSSSSSNSGNAGAGGAISFSTSQGNIKTENLFSSSVSSLGNAGAGGSISLSTAQGNITIGNLNSFSSSDSENAEAGGAIALSTSEGNITTGNLFSASSSNLGNAGAGGKISLSTSQGDITTTGYLDSASSSNLGNAGAGGEISLSTSQGDITTTGYLNSSSFSNSGNAGGGGAISLSTSQGEISTTGNLNSYSSSPNGNAGAGGAISLETSQGNIKTENLFSASYSPNGNAQAGGAISLSTLEGDITTGYLISMSYSDLGNAGAGGDITIKIFNGDINIPFITSSASGQGGNSGKIEITGDNLDIYNTVIVSDGVNGSKSGIIRLDAPLIQFTNSDISSSSYSSGNSGEIQLKSTGDINVNNSRLFTTLEPGSTKAGGHIQIQTKNLNLSNFSVINTGTYSIGNAGNITVNAENVSLTNGSSLQSLTADQGNAGNIFLNVPSGNIFLTNSSSISTSATNTASGNSGNIEINSRTLSLLNGSQIQALTEGIGTSEAGEIIINVSDSILIGGIDPNFANPDPSALPGQNVIKVDYNNQQILGIGTNNSISTAQQIQASDFLINNLNKTNENLVFSSRVPYVSVKATGNDKIHVYAIQVNAGTQAVFDIDNTGFNSSGNFGTPEYKTFPAINTKLTLLDSQGNVLASNDNSPHGLGSAGSDFTMTLQQDPYIRYTFNQGGIYYIQVSNFNEQGVPSSYKNSEGKTITETFYDLQISLEPNPIQANINNQGQPSGIFAYTQGAGKAGNINLNTNTFNLENGGQISAFTNGSGSGGTVNLNAKNSVNLGVGVQNFAPVVSVETNGAGKAGDININTPNFTLSETARITATATENATNTEQGGSITLNASKMNLAGVVGILAETQGEAPAGTLKLNPYQNQNTLDLTLFPGSIISASTTAQGKGGDLIITAPQNINISGQGKLAVESTGSGDAGNIFITTQNLNITDGVKISASTSKTGRGGNINVNANKFNTNNGAQLLTTTSGIKQAGNINLEVRDNITLDGTNTGLFANTEIGSIGKSGNITIDPEIFIIKNGAGIGVNSQGSGEGGNISIEAGTLRLDNKGFINAETASNQGGNINLNIQDFLFLRNHSKITATAGTAQAGGDGGNININAPFIVAFPDENSDITANAFQGNGGKINITTNAIFGLEYRPKETEKSDITASSKFGLAGEVEINTPDVDPTSGLIELPENLVDAASLLGKDICSYEQRAKKNSFTIIGRGGIPAEANELISNSPGMLEWATRSNKPEVKRENLKSLSLEERGLEKDFSNSIIQEAQGWIITADGRVFLTAASPNITPQSSGLNHPGCGVLNN
- a CDS encoding DUF3859 domain-containing protein; translated protein: MNQRLTQEQLNQIIAEVQGLQLRQEAEFDQQQIQQILQELNLPPELLDEALIQLRRRQALEVQKRRNRLIAFGVGGVIIIAITATIFFNQKQSSLLANVSAQQDKITLADNRNLQNISRQSNAEVFYRVTLKDAPIGKKLSLSCNWIDPSGQVVKQNKYETREVKTAVWDTYCRYTINSAAPVGNWKVEMLLEGRKISEESFVVK
- a CDS encoding phycobilisome rod-core linker polypeptide; protein product: MALPLLQYKPTTQNHRVSTFGVADQNEDTPYIYRTEDVSSYTDIQGIIWASYRQVFSEHEILKFNRQGTLESQLKNGSLSVKDFIRGLAKSEAFYRLVVSVNNNYRLVDITLKRLLGRSAYNKQEEIAWSIVIGTKGFSGFVDALLDSEEYSQNFGDNTVPYQRNRLEGRPYNLVTPRYGADFQETAGTVRTDWRFTLENFYTAKAKQKRLAEGDPGKYADMAASVSGKGNYAQKISAFDIDYLNAVPYRGRR
- a CDS encoding phycobilisome rod-core linker polypeptide, which translates into the protein MAIPLLEYKPSSQNQRVSGYEVPNEDSPRIYRIEDYAFSGEVEELIWAAYRQLFSEHVILKFYRQGNLESQVKNKAITVRDFIRGLAKSEAFQSLVIKTNSNYRLVELGLKRLLGRAPYNKDEEIAWSIKIATNGWDGFVDALVDSEEYQSSFGENIVPYQRRRYKDRPFNLVTPRYANYWRDKLEDARYKPGSISDFMKMAASVSIRTVTYTPVNTANIKIPDTTRETVPAGIPVSISPSASFPVR